GCTGGATGAGCGAGGGTGCCGCGACCAGCAACAGCTCGTCTTCGAAGAGGGCTTGCGCCTCAATCGCCGGGGCCCAATCGTCACGACCACGGCGTATGACGATGTCAAACCCGTCGCGTGCATGATCCGGTGCCTGGGTCTGGGTGATCACCTGCGGCGTGATGTCCGGGTGCTGCGCAATGAAATCCTCCAGCCTGGGCATCAGCCAGAGCATGGCAAAGGAGGGACGGACATTGATCTTCACGGTCGGCAGCGACGCATGGTGTTTGAGCGCAGCGGCGGCGTTGGCGATCTGCGCCAGCCCGGCACTGACTTGTTCATAAAAGCGCTGACCGGCCGGCGTCAGCACCGATTGGCGGATACGCCGCTCGAACAGCAGCACCCCCAAGTGTTCCTCAAGCAATTTGATATGTCGGCTGACGGCACTGTGACTGACATGCAGCTCCTCGGCCGCCAGGCTGAAACTCTGATAACGAGCAGCAACAGCGAAAGCGCGCACAGCATTAAGCGGTGGTAGTTGATTAATCATGCGTCTAATTTAGTCACCTATGCGCTGCATTTAAAGTGTTTGTCACGCCCACGTCGTCGCGCCAATCTGCCTGCACCACCTGACGGAGCAAGACATGAACAGCTACGGACTCTTTCTACTGTTTGCCACCCTGACCATTTTGAGCCCAGGACCTGGCGTGGTGCTGACCCTTTCCAACGCGGTGCGCCACGGATGGACAGGGGCGGTGCCGGGCATTCTGGGGATCGCGTCGGGGGCGTTTGTCGTAGCCACCATCAGCGCCACGAGTGTCGGCCTGATCCTCAGCACCTCCGCCAATGCCTTTACCGTATTGAAATACGCAGGGGCCATCTATTTGTTGTACCTGGGTTACAAAAGCTGGCGCTCGGATCGTTTCAGTACGCAGCTTGAAACGCGCCCCTCAAGTCCGGGCTATCGCTTCCTTGAAGCGGCTTCCATCCAGTTGTTGAACCCCAAAGCTGTGTTTTTCTTTCTGGCGGTGTTCCCGCAATTCATCGACACCTCGGCGCACTTCTCCACCCAGTTCTTCAAGCTCGTCGCCTCCTACGCCGTACTGGTTGTTCTGGTGCATGGCAGCTATGCCTTGCTCGCCAATGCCGCCAAAGGCTGGTTATCGAGCGCGAAAGGTTCCTGGCTGGCGGCGAAAGTCTCGGGCGTGACCTTCGCCGGTTTCGGCGTACTGATGGCCTCGGCCAATCGTTAAGGCGCAGAACTGGCGATCGCGCGGCGCTTGGGCTCGGTGGACGCAGGTTGTGCTGTCGTGACCTGGACCGGCAGTTCAACGGCAAACCGGCTGCTGAATTCCTTTCGCCCCGTTGCCGTCAACGTCAGCGCCCGACTGTCCAGATCCTGAGTCACCCATTTGCGCTGGATCGCCGTCTGCAGCAACGCCGCCCCCAGTGAACCGCCCAGATGCGGCCGGCGCATGCTCCAGTCCAGGCAGGGACAGGCGAACCGCCGCCTCAGGGTGCTCAGGTCCTTGACCTCAATGCCCAATCCTTCAAACAGCGCTTCGCCGCTGTCGCTCAGCCGATAGGCCTGCTCATCGGTGTCCAGCAACCAGCCGTTTTCCAGCAGCCGGTCATGCAACAACACCGCCAGCGTGCCGGCCATATGGTCGTAGCACGTGCGGGCAAATTGCAGGCGGTCCGGCGTGCGCGGGTTGAAGGTCGGCGCCGTGTTCTGG
This DNA window, taken from Pseudomonas fluorescens NCIMB 11764, encodes the following:
- a CDS encoding LysR substrate-binding domain-containing protein, whose protein sequence is MINQLPPLNAVRAFAVAARYQSFSLAAEELHVSHSAVSRHIKLLEEHLGVLLFERRIRQSVLTPAGQRFYEQVSAGLAQIANAAAALKHHASLPTVKINVRPSFAMLWLMPRLEDFIAQHPDITPQVITQTQAPDHARDGFDIVIRRGRDDWAPAIEAQALFEDELLLVAAPSLIQRQALEDLASLGRHTLLTAKARREDWHNWALHFGQTQSATQLTRQFDHMHLVLEAAVDGQGIALCPTSLLGTHLSSGRLICPLPELRMPLPRYYYGVAPDVTAQARVFVEWLFARIEKDSGQVGAQGDSPASDRR
- a CDS encoding LysE family translocator encodes the protein MNSYGLFLLFATLTILSPGPGVVLTLSNAVRHGWTGAVPGILGIASGAFVVATISATSVGLILSTSANAFTVLKYAGAIYLLYLGYKSWRSDRFSTQLETRPSSPGYRFLEAASIQLLNPKAVFFFLAVFPQFIDTSAHFSTQFFKLVASYAVLVVLVHGSYALLANAAKGWLSSAKGSWLAAKVSGVTFAGFGVLMASANR
- a CDS encoding ArsR/SmtB family transcription factor, giving the protein MNVEQHDIGVSQVAAAIAEPARTRILCSLMDGHARTSTELAAIAEVSASTASAHLAKLKELALVRLHVQGRHRYYNLADKRVAQALEALMVIGQNTAPTFNPRTPDRLQFARTCYDHMAGTLAVLLHDRLLENGWLLDTDEQAYRLSDSGEALFEGLGIEVKDLSTLRRRFACPCLDWSMRRPHLGGSLGAALLQTAIQRKWVTQDLDSRALTLTATGRKEFSSRFAVELPVQVTTAQPASTEPKRRAIASSAP